Genomic DNA from Theropithecus gelada isolate Dixy chromosome 1, Tgel_1.0, whole genome shotgun sequence:
gaaataaatggaatccatataggaagagaggaagtcaaattatccctgtttacagatgatatgattctatatctagaaaactccatagtctcagcccaaaagctccttcagctgataaactcCAGCAAagtttcaggttacaaaatcaacatataaaaatcactagcattcctatacaccaagaacagccaagttgagagccaaatcaggaacaaaataccattcacaattgccacatgagaataaaatacctacgaatacagctaaccaggaaaCAGCAAGCTGAAAaatttctacaatgagaattacaaaacactgctcaaagaagtcagagatgacacaaacaaatggaaaaacattccatgttcatgaagaggaagaatcggtatcattaaaatggccatactacccaaagcaatttacagattcagtgctattcctatcaaaccaccaatgaaattcttcaaagaactaaaaacaaacaaacaaacaaaaaaacaaaaaaacaaagactattttaaaatttacatggaataactaaagagcacaaatagccaaggcaatcctcagcaaaaagaataaaagtgaagacattgcattacccagtctcaaactatactacagggctacggtaacaaaaacagcatggttctggcacaaaaacaggcacatagacaaaaggaacagaacagagagctcagaaataatgctgcaaacctacaaccatctgatcttcttCAAAGctgaccaaaacaagcaatgggaaaagtgCTCCCTAttcgataaatggtgctgggatcacTGGCTACCCATATCTGCAAGAAGGGAAACTGGATCCcttgcaccatatacaaaaatcaactccacatggattaaagacataaatataaaacccaaaactgtaaaaaccatGAAAGACAACCTGggtaataccattctggacataggaatggcaAGATTTAATGGTGAAGACACCAAacgcaatcacaacaaaagcaaaaattgacaaatgggatctaactaaacttaagagcttctgtgcagcaaatggactatcaacagagtaaacagacatcttacagaatgggagaaaatatttgcaaaagcctaatatccagcatctgtaaggaacttaaacaaattacaagaaaaaaaatattccattaaaaagtgggcaaagggtgtgaacagacactttccaaAAGACATAGGCAGGggacagtgactcacacctgtaatcccagcaatttgggaggcccaggcgggtggatcatttgaggtcaggagttccagaccagcctggccaacatggtgaaaccgcgtctctaccaaaaatacaaaaattagccggtcatggtggtacatgcctgtagtcccagctacttgggaggtgaagacaggagaatcgcctaagtcagggaggtggaggttgcagtgagctgagatcatgccactgtactccagcctaagtgacagagtaaaactctatcttaaaaaaaaaaaaaaaagacatatatgtggccaacaaacatgaaaagaagctcaatatcactgatcattagagaaatgtaaatcaaaaccatcaGTTTTGATTGGTGAGATACCATCTcctaccagtcagaatggctattaaaaagtgaaaaaaataacagatgctagggaggttgcagagaaaggggaacacttatacactgttggtgggagtgtaaattagttctaccattgtggaaagcagtgtgggaattcctcaaagagttaaaaacagaactaccttgcgacccagcaatccaattactgggtatatacccaaagaatacaaatcattcggccgggcgcggtggctcaagcctgtaatcccagcactttgggaggccgagatgggcggatcacgaggtcaggagatcgagaccatcctggctaacacggtgaaaccccgcctctactaaaaaatacaaaaaactagctgggcgaggtagcgggcacctgtagtcccagctacacgggaggctgaggcagaagaatggtgaaaacctgggaggcagagcttgcaatgagctgagatctggccactgcactccagcccaggcgacagagcaagacttcgtctcaaaaaaaaaaaaaaaaaaaagaatacaaatcatacaaatcattccaccataaagacacatgtatgcatatgctCATTGCaacttcacaatagcaaagacatagaatcaatctaaatgcccatcaatgacagattgaagaaagaatatgtggtacatatataccatggaatactatgcagccataagaaagaatgagattatgtattTTGTGGGATAtagatggaactagaggccatcatccttagcaaactaacacaggaacagaaaaccaaacaacacatgttttcacttataagtggaagctaaatgataagaactcatgaacacaaagaggaTAACAACTGACACTAAGGCCTACTTGAGGCtcgagggtgggaggagggagagggtgagaaaaaaatatctattgGTACCAGGCTTAGTACCTCGATAATGAAATAATTAGTAAAACAAACTCCTGTGACACGAGTTTGCCTATATaataaacctacacatgtacctctaaacctaaaataaaagtttaaacatttaaaaataaaaataaaaggacgGCATTTCCCAGTCTCCTTTGCAGTTATGTATGACCATGTGACTCAGATCTAGTCAAAGAAGACAAGCAGAAGTAAAATATGCCTCCCAGGGGACACTAGACAATGTCTGGAGTCATTTTTCATTGTCACAACTGGGGACAGGGAGGTGACATTCCCGGCACTTAtcgagtagaggccagggatgctgctaaacatcctataatgcacaggacatctcccacaacaaagaattatctggtcgaAAATATCAGTAGTCTGATGGTCAGAAACCCTGACTTAAAAGGGAAAGATACGTCCactcccttctttttcccttctgtCAGGTTGGAATTGGGACATAGGAGTGATCCATattgggccacagagagagaagcAACATCCTGGAAATGACAGAGCAAAACAGCAGGCCGGTGCCTCATAACTTCATAGTGCAGAGTCACCCTATCATCTCAGGCTTTAAATGGGAGTGAAATAAACTTCTATCTTGTCTAATCTACTGGTATTTTGAGTCTCTATTTTATGCACCTGAAGCTATATCCTAACCAACAGAGAAGCTAAACTTGACTAAGAGTCCTTTCAGGTGGACTGCCAAAaaagaatggatttaaaaatcacAGGGGACAGAAATCTCTTCTTTACTATTTAGCCTCCATTTCCCCATGTATCTAATAGCAGAACTTCCTTTACGGAAATCCTCCCAGCCTTCTTCCCTGCCATGTTGTTTGGATGGGAATGACTCCGATAACCACCCCCACAGTGGACCGTGATTGACTTAAGCAAAACCCCAACTCTTTGGCCATGGTAACTGACTCTGAGAAAGACTTGCACCGTTCCACTGGATCTTTCAGATGAAGATGTGGCACTTGGAAATGCTGCAGCCATCTTGTCTCATTAGGGAAGCAGCCCAATGATAAAGCTGGCatcacaaaggaagaaagagttGAAAGATGATGAGAAACCCATCATTTGATCCCCCAGATCAAACTGCATCTATGATAAGCCCTTCCTCTGGCTCTTTCAAATACATGAGCCAATAAATGTTTTacttacacaatttttttttttttgagacggagtctccctccgtcacccaggctggagtgcagtggcacgatcttggctcactgcaacctctgcctccagggttcaagcgattcttccacctcagcctcccgagtagctgggattacaggcatgctccaccacacctggttaatttttgtatttttagtagaaacggggtttcaccatgttagccaggctgctcccgatctcctgacctcgtactTACACAAATTTTTGTTAGGtattctgtcacttgcaactgAAAGAATCCTAACAGGTACAGAGAgttttatggttaaaaaaaaaaaaaaaaaaaaaaaatctgacaggAGAAGGATCTGACAGAAGAAGTTTCACTTCTAGGACCTTTTTATTTCACTCAAGGATTAGGACATCATCTGCAAGATTCCTGTGGCAAGAAAACAATGAGAATAGAAGTTCTGCCATTGTCTGATATATATGTGCTAGGGGAAGTGGATGTCAAGAGATTAAAATCGTTCATATTTCTTAGTATAATATATATCCCTTAGACTTTagaagtagctttttttttttttttttttttttttttttgagatggagtctcgctctgtcgcccaggctggagtgcagtggcgcgatctcggctcactgcaagctccacctcccgggttcacgccattctccttcctcagcttcccgggtagctgggactacaggcgcccgccaccacgcccggctaatttttttgtatttttagtagagacggggtttcactgtgttagccaggatggtctcgatctcctgacctcgtgatccgcctgcctcggcctcccaaagtgctgggattacaggcgtgagccaccgcgcctggccagaagtaGCATTATTGCTCTCACACGATACACCAGCTTCTCATCACCATACTTAACTTACCCGGTATTCAAATCATCAAGCTGGAGGGGGATTCTACTTTTCCTTCCTGTTGTTTTTCTCAGTAATTCATTGTTAGCGAAGGCCAGATATGTCTAGcaattattatgattatattcAATTGCTCAGTTTCCTTAGGAATCCATCATAAACTATCAGTTCTAGATACACAGAAATTTGCATTAATGTTTCTTAAACTTCCACTTCACTTGCCTGTTTCTTATTCCTGGGTTTCATATTGCTATCTTTCTTAACCATTGCCCCGGAATCTAGTTTGTGCTGAACTAGATACCAGCTTCAAAGGAATTCTCAGAAACAACACATGCTTTCAAGACTCAAAGCAATATTACTCTGATAGAATGTCAGAAAGGAGCTATGGCAGATGATGTTGGCAATGTTTTCAGGCTAGAGGTCTTCTTCACTATTCAAATCAGATGACAAATACATTTGTCTCAATGACAATTAgaagttttagttatttttgtccTGTATTTTATAAGTAATATTCAGCCTCTGTGGTTGTTCTTGATCTTATATTTTATTGATCTTGTATTATAGtcgattttttttgagacagagtctcgctctgtcatccagattggagtgcagtgctgcaatcttggttcactacaacctccgcctcccaggttcaagtgattctcctgtgtcagcctcccgagtagctgggactacaggtgcccgctaccacacccagctaatttttgtaattttagtagatacggggtttcaccatattggccaggctggtctcgaactcctgagtttgtgatctgcccgccttagcctcccaaagtgctgggattacagctgtgagccaccatgcctggccgatgcTCCTGATTTTAATGTGTGAAGACCATATTACCCCAGATCTAACTTGCATGCAATTTAATAGCTGTGTAACCTAGGAAAACATatctaacctctctgtgccctgatttccttctctttaaaatgaaaagaaatgcaaattatggTATTGCATATTCTGATAATTGCCATATTTCAATTCAAAGTATAATGCCTTAAACACCAACAATTCTGAAATATTAGGAATCCACTACACAAATGAttgcttgcaaaaaaaaaaacaagaaaggaaggaaggaaggaagggagggagggagggagggggggaagggaggaagggagggaaggaagggaagggattCATTGCTAAGACTTGAGGCCAGAGTTGCAAATGGATAAAGTTTACACATTTCACACATCAGATATTCTATGAAACTAGCTAGTACATTGTCCATAAGCAATTCAAGTGAAGATTTCTAACCTAGCAGAACATCTACCTTGAGATATTTGTTGAACTACACTAActcttgcctcagggcctttggaCGCAATGTTCCGTTTACTTTGAATATTCTAGCACCTCTTGTTGCCCTCCTATTACCCATATATACCATAAGACCTGAAATATTTCCTACAGTTTCCCATGGCAATGAAAGGATCAGCTGTCAGTCTACATACCACCTTTTGTGGAAAATCTTCATACCACCTTTTGTGGAAAATCTTCCCTAACCCCCACCCACCCTACCCAATCCAACCATTCCACAGTTCCCTATTCTTCCCAGTTATAGCCATTACCAATATggatttaaattttctatttactATTTACTTACACAAGAGTATAAGTTCCAGAAAGACATATCTGTTGTTTGCAGATatgaagtgctcaataaacacttgttgaaagaagggagggagagaaacatAGTTGGATAGTTGGATAGTAGGAAGGATTAATAGATAGGTATGGTTAGTCTCTTCATGGATGTCCTTTGCAAATCTGAAAGCTGACAGACCCACCTACAATTGCAAggcatttttagtttttcaaagtaTTTCACATCCATGATTTTATAATACCTTtctgagtgaataaagaaacaagAGAAGATCTTGCTCTTAAAATATGAGTATAAAGACTGTTAAAAGATTAGAAAGTGCAGAGTTTAAAGTAACATAAGAAAACCTAACTAGAGGGGAAATCTGTTTCTGAAATCTCACTCTGTACTCTTTTTGTTCATCTACACTATTCTCAAGGTGATATTGGCAATGTTTTCAGGCAAAGTCTTCTTAATCACTCAAATCAGATGATGAATATGTTCATCTCAGTGATAAATGTTTTAGCTGCCTTGTTGTCCTGTATTTTATAGGTACTACTCCACCTCTGTGGTTGAAGATCAAGGGCTCAAGTACTGAGAAAGGCCACCAAGAAACCCAAGCagtgtgactcttttttttttttttttttgagacagaatcttgctctgtcgcccaggctagagtgcagtggcgccatctcggctcactgcaagctccgcctcccaggttcacaccattctcttgcctcaacctcctgagtagctgggactgcaggcccctgccaccatgcccagctaatttttttgtatttttagtagagacagggtttcaccatgttagtcaggatggtctcgatctcctgacctcgtgatccgcccgcctcagcctccgaaagtgccaagattacaggcgtgagtcaccgcacctggcctagcaGTGTGACTCTtaatacaaaaaacaataaattaatctACTGCCATCCTAAAATCTTCAAACGTTTGCATTAGTAAGAATAAAGATACACTCAACTAtgttatcaaaaaaattaagttaattgAATATGACCCACCTGCAAACTAATATGATTGTGTGTACTGTGCACAATGGTCATGTGTTTTGCATATTGTTGTTTTCAAGGGGACTATGATTGCAATTTTGATTAATTGGACTAGTTCTTGAACTCAGGATCAAACTGAAAGCTGTATAATTCTTAGGCCCATTTAATGTCCTTTACATACTTTCATTGGAGGTcttgaaaatcattttcaaaaactgaaattagTTTTTGTCCTAATCCCCTAGAGACCAATGCAGTGAAATTCATCATGCCATGCtgattcaaagtgctgaaatgacTCATGATAtaattagagattttttttatcCAAGTCAAACCTATGAACTACATCTAAAACTGGTTCACTTTAAAGTATCCCaaacaaacttagcagcttataCAAAGACATAGTAGGAGAGAACAAGGAATACTATGGGAACTGCAGGAAAACCAATGTGGTGAAAACACATGTAACAAAACGAAGAAACTTTTACTCTTTTGGCAACTAGTACAAGAATTCCTCTAAGAATATAACaccatattttaaagaaatattttagggTCGCCGGGAaagtggcggcggcggcggcggcggcggctgcagcTACAAACGGGACCAGAGGGAGCAGCGGGATGGAGGTGGATGCAGCAGTAGTTCCCAGCGTGATGCCCTCTGGAGTGACTGAGAGTGTTTCCGTCGCTCTCCATCCCCTTGTCATTCTCAACATCTCTGACTACTGGATCTGCATGCGCTCCCAGGAGGGGCGGCCTGTGCAGGTGATTGGGGCTTTGATTGGCAAGCAGGAAGGCCGAAATATCGAGGTGATGAACTACTTTGAGCTGCTGTCCCACACCGTGGAAGAGAAGATTATCATTGACAAGGAATATTATTACACCAAGGAGGAGCAGTTTAAACAGGTGTTCAAGGAGCTGGAGTTTCTGGGTTAGTATACCACAGGGGGGCCACCTGACCCCTCGGACATCCACGTCCATAAGCAGGTGTGTGAGATCATCGAGAGCCCCCTCTTTCTGAAGCTGAACCCTATGACCAAGCACACAGATCTTCCTGTCAGCGTTTTTGAGTCTGCCATCGATATAATCAAGGGAGAGGCCACAATGCTGTTTGCTGAGCTGACCTACACTCTGGCCACAGAGGAAGCGGAACGCATTGGTATAGACCACGTAGCCCGAATGACAGCAACAGGCAGTGGAGAGAACTCCACTGTGGCCGAACACCTGATAGCACAGCACAGCACCATCAAGATGCTGCACAGCCGCGTCAAGCTCATCTTGGAGTACGTCAAGGCCTCTGAAGCAGGAGAGGTCCCCTTTAATCATGAGATCCTGCGGGAGGCCTATGCTCTGTGTCACTGCCTTCGGGTGCTCAGCACAGACAAGTTCAAGACAGATTTTTATGATCAATGCAACGACGTGGGGCTCATGGCCTACCTCGGCACCATCACCAAAACGTGTAACACCATGAACCAGTTTGTGAACAAGTTCAACGTCCTCTACGATCGACAAGGCATCGGCAGGCGAATGCGCAGGCTCTTCTTCTGATGAGGGTACTTGAAGGGGTGATGGACGGGGGTCAGGCAACTGTCCCAAAGGGGAGGGCGCTACACTTCATTGAGAGAAATCGCTGTCATTAATAATAAAGGGGAGCAGCCCCTGAGCACccctaaaaaaattttaaaaaaagaaatactttaataAACTACATGGGATGAGAGACAAGATCTTAAGGGACATAGTCAAGCTAAAAATAATGGTAACTAAACAAGAATGGAATCTGGAAGTAGAAGAACACTTTGTTTTGGTGAGCCCTTTGATGGAGTTGGGTAAAGCCAAATTGCTCAGTACAATAAAGAGATGAATGTAAAAAACTTGGAGTGAGGATAGGGGCTGGATCCAAAAAGGCTGTATGCCTTGGGAAgaagataaagacaaaaacagTCCTTGAAGTGCCACAGCTAAGAAAaagctttgggggaaaaaatctcaAATGGTTATTACTATaccaagtataataaaatatctcCCTCATCTCACCATAAATTCCCTATTTCTCActaaaacttttataaatgtgGGTTTGGGAAAGATAATGTGATGACATGCAAGAGTTCTATGTCTATCAGggtgtaatatttttaaaaataatggacaGGGAACAGCTGGCATCTGAGCTTACATACAGTGTATGAGGAAAGTGAGAAGGGATGAGTCTGGAGGAATGAGCAGGACAATTTTATGAGGGACTATGAGAGCAATCTTAAAAATTGTGCACCTTATCCTAGGGCAAATAGgaaacagttaaaaatatttaaggaggggaacaacatcatcaggtttataattttaaaataatattctggccaggtgcagcggctcacactttgggaggccaaggcgggcggatcatctgaggtcaggagttcaagaccagcctggccaacatggtgaaaccctttctctactaataatacaaagattatctgtgcgtggtggtgcatgcctgcaatcccagccactcaggaggctgaggcaggagaatctattgaacccaggaggcagaagttgcagtgagccaagatcacagccattgcactccagcctgggcaacaagagtaaaactccatctcaaaaataaataaataaaataaaaattaaaaaaataaaagaatcttcTGGCAGCAATTCAGAGAATGGGTTGGAGGAAGCAATGTTAGAGGCAGAAGGAAAGTTTGCAGCAATCCAGGTAAGAAATATTAATAGCCTGAACTGGTACAATAGCGATAGATATGGAGAGAAATAGACAAACTAgacatatttaaaagttataacaAATAAGTCTTAGTAATTGATTGGATGTGGAAAACAGACTGACCAATCTTCCTCATATTTTCAGAACTAAGGGGATTCTACAACGTGGCAGTTCCAGTTTAAAAGTGGAGACAGCTCTGAACAAACCATTCCAGTTTGCATGGAACTGAGGGATTCCACATGTTAGAACCAGAAAAGTCCTGAGAAAACTGGGACCCAGTTTCTGGCTTAGGAATGAAGGCATCAGTCCATGAGATAGGAAAGGCAGCAACAGGAACAGATTCAGGTGGGAAGAGGATGCTGAGTTTCACTTTTGAACATGTTCAGTTTCAGGAGCCAATAGCACTCCAAGAATAAATATCCAGTAGGCAAATTGTTTTAAGAATTTGATACTCAAGAGGGAAAGTTAGATCTAAAATATAGTTTTGAAAGTTATCAGCACTTGAGGCTATGTATGCGAATGAACAAGATTGTCCAGGGATAGTTTATACAGATAttagggagggaaagagagggacgGCAAgcaaaggggaggggaggggaggggagaaaaggggACTGAGAACAGAATTCTAGTAAATATCGATAATTATAAGATATGTAAAGGTGACTGAAATGGAGCAGCTAAAATGGCAAGATAAAAACCAAGAGTACATTGTCTGGAAGTCAGGGCAAGACAATATTTGAAGAAGGAGGCGAGGTCAGTGTCAAGTGCTACAGAAAAACTAGGTGAGATAAAGGCTGAAAATTATCCTTTGGAtttaagaacaacaaaaaaaaaatcattattgatCTTAGtgaagcagtttcagagaaatgGTAGAGAGAAGCAAGACTGAGGAATGAATGgcagataagaaaacaaagataggGAGATAAGGATAAAGATACCTCTTTTGGAAAGTTTCAAAGGAGGTGAGATATAAGGAGAATCCAAGGAGAGATGTAGCATTGAGGGAAagttttttataataattatcttAGCACAGGATCTCTAGGAAACAGAGCCTGAAGCAGGATTAAAACACTGTTCTTTTTCTGTGAGATTCAAGCCCAGGGAAGTGAGGGTGAGGAAAGGGGAAAATTGAACAAGATGAGATGCAAAGCTGTGTTGAAGCACTGATTGCCTCTTCATAATGAGCCACGAAGCAACAGAACAGGTTGTTCATCACATGTATTTGCCAGTCTTTTTGAGGGACCGTGAGAAGAAATTTCACCTCAGAGTAGTGTGCAGAGAGGAGATGAACTGAGAATTTACCTTATCGTTTCCTACTCTGGAATCTCATTGGTCAAGGCTCATCTcatagtttgttttgcttttctaatttcttgaggtGAATCATTAGGTGGTTTATGTGAAATCATTCTGTTTTAATGTAACTATGTTTTAACGTTTCCTCCTAGTACTACTGCTTTCCATATGCCCATAgatttggtatgctgtgtttctgttttcattcgtTTCCAAACATGTTTTAACTTCCATCTTGATTTTTTCATTTgcccattggttgttcaggagcatgttgtttaatttccatgtatttatacaGTTTCCTACGttcttgttgatttctagttttattgtatAAGGTCAGAAAATATACTCGATatgatctcaatttttaaaaatttgttgagatttgtttcATGGCCTACCATATGATCTGTGTTGAAGAACAGTCCATG
This window encodes:
- the LOC112606937 gene encoding COP9 signalosome complex subunit 6-like; its protein translation is MTKHTDLPVSVFESAIDIIKGEATMLFAELTYTLATEEAERIGIDHVARMTATGSGENSTVAEHLIAQHSTIKMLHSRVKLILEYVKASEAGEVPFNHEILREAYALCHCLRVLSTDKFKTDFYDQCNDVGLMAYLGTITKTCNTMNQFVNKFNVLYDRQGIGRRMRRLFF